A window of the Gasterosteus aculeatus chromosome 21, fGasAcu3.hap1.1, whole genome shotgun sequence genome harbors these coding sequences:
- the LOC120811642 gene encoding stonustoxin subunit alpha, whose product MASNQMEVPALGRPFTLGMLYDAQRDDLIKGLTLWDDTILQGKTIKSSKPSNKFVITGSDSIEFKSSLLEVDASLKASFFSGLIEVEGSAHYLKDQKEFKNQSRVTGQYKSTTRLEQLSITDLMNLEDHQKDVIIKSSATHIVTGILYGANAFFVFDSEKLDSSSVGDIQGSMEAVIKKIPSLSGEGPLDIKLTQEEKALSASVSCKFFGDFTLQSIPFTYEEAVKTFGQLPQLLGENGEKAVPVKVWLMPLTKLHREAPELKSEISVGLVGKMQDTLEDLVEIQMRSNESQQDKVVQNFPHFKEELMTFKKFCDRYRSNLQGTMKEKLPSIREGIEDESSLEKTIDNRNESPFSQEKLLKWLNYKEREINIIKSCVETMKGTKIVKNQSELDREVLAGDVDNTLCFVFTSTKRGNTNLDMMATYLDTPIKGSTTEDEWFYSDEVLTSMRKKAKTFQDFSKEEKKNNRIRFLIAVIPNKKYKGATIYHYKKGILVNKDFSGLGLYPEKITDRRDLILYACDLTLDLNTVHNYLVLSDGNKKVTSGSTWQKYPDNPERFDKYTQVLCREGLSGRHYWEVDWDDASVSRRIYVAVAYKTIKRKGNGYCCEFGNNKESWAFGQWATNIKHALRAWHNGKVWESYFPSGGCSTLGVYLDWPAGHLSFYKVSSNTLTHLYTFYSTFTEPVYPGFWVYNTGNYAYLRPF is encoded by the exons ATGGCCTCAAATCAAATGGAAGTTCCTGCCCTGGGTCGACCTTTCACCCTCGGAATGCTCTATGATGCTCAAAGAGATGATCTGATCAAAG GTTTGACGTTGTGGGATGATACAATTCTACAAGGGAAGACGATTAAAAGTTCTAAACCAAGCAATAAATTTGTCATTACTGGATCTGACTCCATTGAATTCAAGTCCTCTCTGCTGGAGGTTGATGCTTCTCTGAAGGCCAGCTTCTTCTCCGGACTGATTGAAGTGGAAGGATCTGCTCATTACCTGAAAGATCAGAAAGAATTCAAGAATCAGAGCAGAGTGACTGGTCAGTACAAATCTACAACCCGCTTGGAACAGTTGTCAATAACTGACCTGATGAACTTAGAAGATCATCAAAAGGACGTTATCATCAagagctctgcaacacacatagTCACAGGCATCCTTTATGGGGCCAatgctttctttgtgtttgacagtGAAAAGTTAGACAGCAGCAGCGTTGGAGACATCCAGGGCAGCATGGAAGCTGTGATAAAAAAGATCCCCTCACTCAGTGGTGAGGGCCCTCTTGACATCAAGCTGACTCAGGAAGAAAAAGCCCTGAGTGCTTCAGTGTCCTGCAAATTCTTTGGAGATTTCACCCTTCAAAGCATCCCTTTCACatatgaagaagcagtgaaGACCTTTGGACAACTTCCACAGTTACTGGGGGAAAATGGAGAGAAAGCTGTCCCAGTGAAGGTCTGGCTAATGCCACTGACTAAATTACATAGAGAAGCTCCTGAGCTGAAGAGTGAGATCAGCGTTGGGCTGGTGGGGAAGATGCAGGACACTCTTGAAGATTTGGTGGAAATCCAAATGAGAAGCAACGAATCTCAGCAAGACAAAGTGGTACAAAACTTTCCACATTTTAAAGAAGAGTTAATGACTTTCAAGAAATTTTGTGACCGCTATAGATCAAACCTCCAGGGGACCATGAAGGAGAAACTCCCCTCCATCCGTGAAGGTATAGAAGATGAGAGCTCATTGGAAAAAACCATTGACAACAGAAACGAGTCCCCATTCAGTCAAGAAAAATTACTCAAGTGGCTGAATTATAAGGAGAGAGAAATCAACATCATCAAATCCTGTGTGGAGACCATGAAGGGAACAAAGATCGTCAAAAATCAGTCCGAGCTCGACAGAGAGGTACTTGCTGGAGATGTAGACAATACTTTGTGCTTTGTTTTCACCTCCACAAAACGAGGCAACACTAATCTTGATATGATGGCCACATATTTGGACACTCCTATAAAGGGGAGCACCACTGAAGACGAGTGGTTCTACTCAGATGAAGTCTTGACCTCTAtgagaaaaaaagccaaaaCCTTCCAAGACTTtagcaaagaagaaaagaaaaacaaccggATCCGTTTCCTTATTGCAGTCATTCCAAATAAGAAATACAAAGGAGCAACTATCTACCATTACAAGAAGGGCATTCTGGTCAACAAAGATTTCTCAGGACTTGGCCTTTATCCTGAGAAGATCACGGACAGAAGAGATCTGATTTTGT ATGCCTGTGATCTCACCCTGGACCTAAACACTGTCCACAATTACCTTGTTCTGTCTGATGGAAACAAGAAGGTAACAAGTGGATCAACATGGCAGAAATATCCTGATAACCCAGAGAGGTTTGATAAATACACTCAGGTGTTGTGCCGAGAGGGTTTATCTGGGCGCCATTATTGGGAGGTAGATTGGGATGATGCTTCTGTTTCAAGACGTATTTATGTAGCTGTTGCATACAAGACAATCAAAAGAAAGGGAAATGGTTACTGTTGCGAATTTGGAAATAATAAAGAATCGTGGGCTTTTGGCCAGTGGgctacaaatataaaacatgcacTTCGTGCATGGCACAATGGAAAGGTGTGGGAATCTTATTTTCCCTCTGGTGGCTGCTCAACACTCGGTGTGTATCTGGACTGGCCTGCAGGTCATCTGTCCTTCTACAAAGTCTCCtccaacacactgacacacctcTACACCTTTTACTCCACCTTCACTGAGCCCGTGTACCCAGGCTTCTGGGTTTACAATACGGGCAACTACGCCTACCTGCGCCCTTTTTAA